In Bythopirellula goksoeyrii, a single window of DNA contains:
- a CDS encoding heavy metal translocating P-type ATPase, which translates to MDQATDPICGMQVDTETALSLTEDGTTHYFCSAGCRDRFAKQHATDQQSDEHSCCHDKPQQRDAATQGNNTRLYTCPMHPEIEQVGPGSCPKCGMDLEPKTVSAEEEEDGTADDMSRRFWVGVALSVPLLILTMGPMVGLRMDPWLSATAAGWLQLTLASPVVLWCGWPLLVRGWQSIVHRSPNMFTLIAIGTLTAFAFSLVAVMLPSLIPAAFYEHDRPPLYFEAAAVIITLVLLGQVLELRARKRTSGAIRELMQLAPKTAHRVTDGGEQDVPLDQIQVGDSLRVRPGEKTPVDGVVREGESTVDEAMLTGEPLPVEKRLGDKVSAGTLNQTGTLLIEAQQVGAGTVLGRIVDMVAAAQRSRAPIQRLVDVVAAWFVPAVIVAALVAFGVWAIIGPEPRLAHALLAAVSVLIIACPCALGLATPMSIMVGIGRGARDGVLIKDAQVLETMEKVDTIIVDKTGTLTEGRPRVVDVVTVESSSKDELLALAAAAEGASEHPLARAIVDAAGERNLQIDEASDFQSTTGGGIEAKVGGRLVLVGKHDYLANSSVPIPQSITERSTELQSTGRTVVYVAADKNLLGVIAIADPIKETTPDTIKKLHKLGLNLVMLTGDAQATAQAVANELGIDDFKAGVSPEDKHDFVQQLRQQGKIVAMAGDGINDAPALAAADVGIAMGTGSDVAIESAGVTLVGGDLSGVVKAASLSRATMSNIRQNLFFAFGYNAIGIPIAAGVLYPAFGWLLSPMIAAAAMSLSSVSVIGNALRLRSVKL; encoded by the coding sequence ATGGACCAGGCAACCGATCCGATTTGTGGGATGCAGGTCGATACTGAGACGGCTCTCTCGCTGACCGAGGACGGCACGACGCATTACTTCTGCAGCGCCGGCTGTCGCGATCGCTTTGCCAAGCAGCATGCGACAGACCAACAGAGCGACGAACATTCCTGTTGTCACGATAAACCACAACAGCGCGACGCTGCCACCCAGGGCAACAATACTCGACTTTACACTTGTCCCATGCATCCCGAGATCGAGCAGGTCGGGCCGGGGAGTTGCCCCAAGTGTGGGATGGACCTGGAGCCAAAGACCGTCTCAGCTGAGGAGGAAGAGGACGGGACGGCGGACGATATGTCGCGGCGATTTTGGGTCGGTGTAGCGCTGAGTGTGCCGCTCTTGATTCTGACCATGGGGCCAATGGTGGGGCTCAGAATGGATCCTTGGCTGTCGGCCACAGCTGCCGGTTGGCTGCAATTGACGCTCGCATCACCTGTGGTTTTATGGTGTGGTTGGCCGCTGCTGGTGCGTGGTTGGCAATCGATTGTGCATCGCAGTCCTAACATGTTTACGCTCATCGCGATCGGCACACTCACAGCGTTTGCTTTCAGCTTGGTGGCCGTGATGCTGCCTTCGTTGATCCCGGCTGCGTTTTATGAGCATGATCGACCTCCGCTTTATTTTGAAGCAGCGGCAGTCATCATTACACTTGTCCTCTTGGGGCAAGTGCTCGAACTGCGAGCGCGCAAGCGCACAAGCGGAGCTATTCGGGAGCTGATGCAACTCGCGCCGAAAACTGCCCATCGCGTAACGGACGGCGGCGAACAAGATGTGCCTCTCGATCAGATTCAGGTCGGCGATTCTCTCCGAGTCCGTCCAGGCGAAAAAACGCCTGTCGATGGAGTCGTGCGCGAAGGGGAAAGCACCGTCGACGAGGCAATGCTTACCGGGGAGCCGTTGCCAGTGGAAAAGCGACTGGGCGACAAGGTTTCCGCGGGCACACTCAATCAGACGGGAACTCTTCTCATCGAAGCCCAGCAGGTGGGAGCGGGGACAGTGCTGGGCCGAATCGTCGACATGGTTGCGGCTGCGCAACGGAGTCGCGCGCCGATTCAGCGTTTGGTGGATGTCGTTGCAGCCTGGTTTGTGCCGGCGGTGATTGTCGCGGCACTGGTTGCCTTTGGAGTCTGGGCGATCATCGGCCCCGAGCCGCGACTTGCGCATGCGTTGTTGGCTGCCGTGTCGGTGCTGATCATCGCCTGCCCGTGCGCGCTGGGACTGGCAACGCCGATGTCTATCATGGTAGGCATCGGTCGGGGTGCCCGAGATGGCGTGTTGATCAAGGACGCCCAAGTACTCGAAACGATGGAAAAGGTTGATACGATTATCGTTGACAAGACGGGTACGCTCACCGAAGGCCGTCCGCGGGTGGTCGATGTCGTTACGGTGGAAAGCAGTAGCAAAGATGAATTGCTGGCGCTCGCCGCCGCCGCGGAAGGTGCGAGTGAACACCCGTTGGCACGGGCGATCGTAGATGCAGCTGGCGAGCGAAATCTACAAATTGACGAGGCCTCCGATTTCCAGAGCACCACCGGTGGCGGCATCGAAGCGAAAGTAGGTGGTCGCCTCGTGTTGGTTGGAAAACACGATTATCTAGCGAACTCCAGTGTGCCGATTCCCCAGTCGATCACGGAGAGAAGCACTGAATTACAGTCAACGGGTCGCACGGTAGTATATGTGGCAGCGGACAAGAACCTGCTTGGCGTAATCGCAATTGCCGATCCGATCAAAGAGACAACACCAGACACTATCAAGAAGCTCCACAAGCTTGGGTTGAACCTAGTGATGCTCACTGGCGATGCCCAGGCCACAGCTCAAGCCGTCGCCAACGAACTTGGAATTGACGATTTCAAGGCCGGAGTTTCGCCGGAGGACAAACACGACTTTGTCCAGCAACTTCGCCAGCAAGGAAAGATTGTTGCGATGGCTGGGGATGGCATCAACGATGCCCCTGCCCTGGCGGCGGCGGATGTGGGAATTGCCATGGGGACCGGCAGCGACGTGGCCATCGAGTCTGCCGGGGTTACACTCGTGGGGGGCGATCTCAGCGGAGTCGTCAAAGCGGCCTCATTGAGCCGAGCAACGATGAGCAACATCCGCCAGAATCTCTTCTTCGCGTTTGGCTACAACGCCATCGGTATCCCTATCGCCGCTGGAGTGCTTTACCCTGCATTTGGTTGGCTACTAAGCCCTATGATCGCCGCCGCGGCGATGAGTCTCAGCAGCGTCTCGGTGATCGGTAATGCGCTGCGTTTGCGCTCGGTGAAGCTTTAA
- a CDS encoding purine-cytosine permease family protein, protein MADDQSQPTGEFEREPVTQRSLLGFKSFIGMYAGEHCAGTELMLGPLFVAAGVSAYDLIVGLLLGNALAVLSWTLLTAPIAVRARLTLYYQLEKICGRKLVTLYNLANGVMFCFLAGSMITVSATALGVWFDFPMPGLNDVYPNSVGWVLAVLAIGTAISIVAAYGYEMVSRIANIAAPWMVLVFLAFGLVGLKEFIDVNNSQINSLSDLWHLAQTSIWKGGEPLEGQVKFTFWYVTFFAWFCNMAMHIGMSDLSVFRFAKYSWYGIATAAGMYVGHFMAWISASMLYALQLHNDPVNTDVLPGPLAYKACGIAGLICVIIAGWTTANPTIYRAGLAFQAIVPNKSRFAVTLFTGAVATIAGMFPAIAMQLLGFVALYGLLLMPMGAVVFADFWLLKRLGLQPYYADHRGLSFNWAAGLTWFITLGICLGLVKSGIKINGFEPFQIWFVALPGWFIATAMYIALSKFYQQRTT, encoded by the coding sequence ATGGCGGATGATCAATCGCAACCTACTGGGGAATTTGAACGCGAGCCGGTGACTCAACGTTCTCTGTTGGGGTTCAAGAGTTTTATTGGAATGTACGCCGGCGAACATTGTGCTGGCACAGAACTGATGCTTGGTCCACTCTTCGTGGCGGCGGGGGTTAGTGCCTATGATCTCATCGTGGGTTTGCTTCTGGGGAATGCACTAGCCGTACTGAGCTGGACGTTGCTCACGGCACCTATTGCCGTGCGGGCACGCTTGACGCTCTATTACCAACTCGAAAAGATCTGCGGACGAAAACTCGTCACGCTCTATAACCTGGCCAACGGCGTGATGTTCTGCTTCCTAGCCGGGTCGATGATAACCGTCTCTGCAACGGCCTTGGGCGTATGGTTTGATTTTCCTATGCCGGGGCTAAATGATGTTTATCCCAATAGCGTTGGTTGGGTGTTGGCCGTGCTCGCTATTGGAACGGCAATATCGATCGTAGCTGCGTATGGCTATGAGATGGTATCGCGTATCGCCAATATTGCCGCCCCTTGGATGGTGTTAGTATTCTTGGCATTTGGACTCGTCGGCCTCAAAGAATTTATCGACGTCAACAACTCTCAGATCAATTCGCTCAGCGACCTCTGGCACCTGGCACAAACTTCGATCTGGAAAGGGGGCGAACCCCTGGAAGGCCAAGTAAAATTTACCTTTTGGTACGTGACTTTCTTTGCCTGGTTCTGCAACATGGCTATGCACATTGGCATGAGCGATCTCTCAGTGTTTCGATTTGCCAAATATTCTTGGTATGGAATCGCTACCGCTGCGGGCATGTATGTCGGCCACTTCATGGCCTGGATTTCCGCGTCGATGCTTTATGCCTTGCAGCTTCATAATGACCCTGTTAATACCGATGTTCTGCCGGGGCCGTTAGCCTACAAGGCCTGCGGCATTGCGGGATTGATTTGTGTGATCATCGCGGGTTGGACCACCGCCAATCCGACGATCTATCGGGCTGGTCTCGCGTTTCAAGCCATTGTGCCGAATAAGTCGCGCTTCGCCGTCACCTTGTTCACAGGCGCTGTCGCCACTATAGCGGGAATGTTCCCGGCAATCGCCATGCAGCTTTTGGGATTTGTTGCTTTGTATGGTTTGCTACTCATGCCTATGGGAGCTGTCGTGTTTGCCGACTTCTGGCTGCTCAAGCGATTAGGATTGCAACCCTACTATGCGGATCACCGTGGATTGTCATTCAACTGGGCCGCAGGGCTAACTTGGTTCATTACCCTTGGTATCTGTCTGGGTCTAGTGAAATCGGGCATCAAGATCAACGGCTTTGAACCTTTTCAGATCTGGTTCGTGGCTCTACCGGGTTGGTTTATCGCAACAGCCATGTACATCGCCCTTAGCAAGTTTTACCAGCAACGTACTACCTAA
- a CDS encoding L-rhamnose isomerase — MPNIEQAYQFARDQYSEWGVDTESAIKQLVRIPISMHCWQGDDVSGFENPDGELTGGIAVTGNYPGKARTPDQLRADLDQAMALIPGAHRLNLHASYADTGGKRVERDELQPEHFQSWIDWAKQKEIGLDFNPTFFSHPKSADGFTLSHQDKGIREFWIEHGICCRRIAAAMGKALQNPCITNFWMPDGSKDTPIDRKGPRERLAASLNTIFAESIDPKLNKDAVECKLFGLGSESYVVGSHEFYLGYAVRNKKLLCLDAGHFHPTEVISDKISAVLQWVDEILLHVSRGVRWDSDHVVTFTDELQAIMQEIVRGGYLERVHIGLDFFDASINRIAAWVIGTRATSRALLHALLEPTAILRKFEAEGNLTARLALLEEIKNLPANAVWDYYCQNNDVPVGRAWLDEVQTYEQQILSKR, encoded by the coding sequence ATGCCAAACATTGAACAAGCATACCAATTCGCTCGAGATCAGTACTCAGAATGGGGAGTCGACACCGAGAGCGCCATCAAGCAACTTGTTCGGATTCCGATCTCTATGCATTGCTGGCAAGGTGATGACGTCAGCGGATTTGAGAATCCTGACGGAGAATTGACAGGCGGTATCGCAGTCACGGGCAACTATCCGGGTAAGGCGCGCACGCCGGATCAATTGCGAGCCGACCTCGATCAGGCGATGGCTCTGATCCCCGGCGCGCACCGTTTGAATCTCCATGCGAGCTATGCCGACACCGGTGGCAAGAGAGTAGAACGGGATGAGTTGCAGCCTGAACATTTCCAGAGCTGGATTGATTGGGCTAAGCAAAAGGAAATCGGGCTCGACTTTAATCCCACGTTTTTTTCTCACCCGAAGTCCGCCGATGGGTTTACACTCTCGCACCAAGACAAAGGGATTCGCGAATTCTGGATTGAGCATGGGATCTGCTGCCGGCGAATCGCTGCCGCGATGGGCAAGGCTCTGCAGAATCCCTGCATCACAAACTTTTGGATGCCCGATGGCTCCAAAGACACGCCGATAGACCGCAAAGGCCCTCGCGAGCGCTTGGCCGCATCGCTGAACACGATTTTTGCTGAATCCATCGACCCTAAGCTCAACAAGGACGCCGTCGAATGCAAATTATTCGGGCTGGGATCGGAAAGCTATGTCGTAGGCTCGCATGAGTTTTATCTTGGTTATGCGGTTCGCAATAAGAAACTGCTCTGCCTCGATGCCGGTCACTTTCACCCGACGGAAGTCATTTCGGACAAGATTTCAGCCGTTCTCCAATGGGTCGATGAAATCCTGCTGCATGTGAGCCGTGGAGTCCGCTGGGACAGTGATCATGTTGTGACGTTCACCGACGAGCTGCAGGCGATCATGCAAGAAATCGTGCGAGGCGGATATCTCGAACGGGTACACATCGGGCTCGATTTCTTCGACGCGAGTATCAATCGAATTGCTGCGTGGGTCATAGGCACTCGGGCCACAAGTAGGGCTTTGCTACACGCGTTGCTAGAGCCCACTGCAATACTCCGCAAGTTTGAGGCGGAAGGCAATCTCACGGCGCGCCTGGCGTTGCTCGAAGAAATCAAGAATCTACCAGCAAATGCGGTTTGGGACTACTATTGCCAAAATAATGACGTACCTGTGGGGCGTGCGTGGCTTGATGAAGTCCAGACTTATGAGCAACAAATACTCAGCAAACGGTGA
- a CDS encoding rhamnulokinase produces the protein MSLAHLAIDLGASSGRAILGVLEESPLKLRLEEVHRFEHFPCPTPVGPVWDLTGIWLHILNGIRAATTWCCENGVELKSVGVDTWGVDWTLLGKSGEVLGLPHCYRDPQNEVACQRVIKQLGGFENLYERTGIQLMPFNTLFQVAARFETEPRMFDAATRLVFLPDLLHYWLSGELSTERSIASTSSMLDVKSGQWDLRMLEKLGIPTHLLGPIVEPGTALGTLRDEVAQATGAPTTVQVIAPAAHDTGSAVAAVPTSGDANWAYLSSGTWSLLGAELDKPITSEAARSVPLTNERGVNGTIRLLKNIAGLWLVQELRRELQEQGQLIDFADMVQEARQTEAGRTIVDPNHAEFASPDNMAAKIRRFAKESQQPEPETTGQLVRCCLESLALCYRATLDQLESVLGKSIGVLHIVGGGTQNNLLNEFAAAAVGRPIITGPIEATAIGNLLVQAMGCGELSDLTELRQIVANSFPHNTVDPDSATHWEESRGKFAELTAYPIEAT, from the coding sequence ATGTCGCTTGCCCATCTAGCTATTGACCTCGGTGCCAGTTCTGGTCGCGCGATTCTGGGTGTGTTGGAAGAGAGTCCGCTTAAGCTGCGGCTTGAGGAAGTTCATCGCTTCGAGCATTTTCCCTGCCCCACTCCGGTAGGCCCCGTGTGGGATCTCACGGGAATTTGGCTTCATATTCTCAACGGCATACGCGCAGCAACCACTTGGTGTTGTGAGAATGGAGTCGAACTCAAGAGTGTGGGCGTCGACACTTGGGGAGTTGACTGGACCCTTTTGGGAAAGAGCGGCGAGGTGCTGGGACTGCCCCATTGCTACCGCGATCCGCAAAACGAAGTGGCTTGTCAACGAGTGATCAAACAGCTTGGCGGATTTGAGAATCTCTATGAGCGGACTGGCATTCAGTTGATGCCGTTCAACACGCTTTTTCAGGTTGCAGCGCGCTTCGAGACTGAGCCAAGAATGTTCGACGCAGCCACGCGTCTGGTGTTTCTTCCCGATCTACTGCACTACTGGCTTTCAGGAGAACTCTCTACCGAACGGTCTATCGCCTCGACTAGCAGCATGTTGGATGTCAAATCGGGACAGTGGGACCTAAGGATGCTGGAGAAACTTGGGATACCAACTCATCTGCTAGGCCCGATCGTGGAACCAGGTACTGCGTTGGGAACGCTACGAGATGAGGTTGCCCAAGCGACGGGGGCGCCTACGACGGTTCAAGTAATCGCACCTGCGGCACATGATACGGGTTCGGCAGTGGCTGCGGTGCCGACCAGCGGTGATGCGAATTGGGCCTATCTTTCCAGCGGAACCTGGTCGTTACTGGGGGCTGAACTAGACAAACCGATCACTTCAGAAGCAGCACGTAGTGTACCGCTTACCAATGAGCGGGGTGTGAATGGTACGATTCGACTTCTCAAAAACATTGCCGGCCTGTGGTTAGTGCAAGAACTGCGGCGCGAACTGCAAGAACAAGGCCAACTAATTGATTTTGCCGATATGGTGCAGGAGGCTCGCCAGACTGAAGCGGGACGCACGATAGTCGATCCCAACCACGCAGAGTTCGCATCCCCCGACAACATGGCAGCGAAAATTCGTAGGTTCGCCAAAGAGTCGCAGCAACCTGAGCCGGAAACTACTGGACAACTCGTCCGGTGCTGTTTGGAAAGCCTGGCTCTCTGCTATCGAGCGACACTTGATCAGTTAGAATCGGTCCTCGGCAAATCAATTGGCGTGTTGCACATCGTTGGTGGTGGTACTCAGAACAACTTGCTCAATGAGTTCGCTGCGGCGGCGGTTGGACGACCGATTATTACAGGACCCATCGAAGCAACCGCGATTGGCAATTTACTCGTACAGGCGATGGGATGCGGTGAGTTATCCGATCTGACCGAGCTGCGACAGATTGTCGCCAACTCGTTTCCGCATAATACTGTCGATCCTGATTCAGCTACACATTGGGAAGAATCTCGCGGCAAGTTTGCTGAGCTAACCGCCTATCCGATTGAGGCTACTTGA
- a CDS encoding bifunctional rhamnulose-1-phosphate aldolase/short-chain dehydrogenase: protein MSATATKENKVDNLWDDSATKGLTGVERLVYRSNCLGADQRITNTGGGNTSAKLREIDPLTGKEVDVMWVKGSGGDLRTSKQENFSSLYYSKLLALQEIYDNQPERGPKTPAEDAMVGYFPHCTFNLNPRASSIDTPLHAFLPAKHIDHMHPNSVIAIAASRRSEELTKEIFGDSVGWVPWLRPGFELGLLMQRKVQENPSLDGLVMGQHGLINWADDDRECYELTLSLIDKAAEYIESKDKGEATFGGQKYDSLGEEARYKILVDLLPWLRGQVCQQKKFVGTLQSDPKILRFVNSNDAARLAELGTSCPDHFLRTKIKPLYVDWNPQEESTDVLKEKLAAGLTQYRQDYKTYYETCKHENSPAMRDPNPTVVLIPGIGMIAWGKNKSESRVTAEFYNCAVEVMRGAEAMDEYIALPQQEAFDIEYWLLEEAKLKRMPPEKELARSIVLVVGAGSGIGKQVAHRLAKEGAHVVCADLNAEMAQATANELTEIYGQGIGVAGTGISGCGPAIGVGVDITNRESIQAALQQTLLAYGGLDNIVVTAGVFLPPSREGKLSDKAWQLTFDVNVRGSYNLVDEARRIFEQQGLEGSIVLTTSVNGAVSKKGSLAYDTSKAAANHLVRELAIEMAPLVRVNAIAPATVIEGSTMFPRDRVIASLTKYEIPFEESDSDNQLCSKLADFYAQRTLTKRPITPADQAEAAYFLLSQKSSKTTGQIINVDGGLHEAFQR, encoded by the coding sequence ATGTCTGCAACTGCTACTAAAGAAAACAAGGTCGACAATCTCTGGGATGATTCTGCCACGAAGGGACTCACTGGGGTCGAACGGCTCGTCTACCGTTCCAATTGCCTCGGTGCGGACCAACGCATCACTAATACGGGTGGAGGAAACACTTCTGCGAAGCTGCGCGAGATCGACCCGCTGACTGGCAAAGAGGTTGATGTCATGTGGGTCAAAGGTTCAGGGGGAGATCTGCGGACCAGCAAGCAAGAGAATTTCTCGTCTCTCTATTACTCCAAGTTGCTAGCGCTGCAGGAAATTTACGACAACCAGCCAGAGCGTGGGCCGAAGACTCCTGCGGAAGATGCCATGGTAGGCTACTTTCCCCATTGCACATTTAATCTAAATCCCCGCGCTAGTTCGATTGACACACCACTGCATGCGTTCTTGCCGGCCAAGCATATTGATCATATGCATCCCAACTCGGTGATTGCCATTGCTGCTAGTCGCCGTAGTGAGGAATTGACCAAAGAGATTTTTGGCGACAGCGTGGGTTGGGTCCCTTGGCTGCGACCCGGGTTTGAGCTTGGTTTGCTGATGCAACGCAAAGTCCAAGAAAATCCCTCGCTCGATGGCCTCGTCATGGGACAGCATGGGCTGATCAACTGGGCCGACGACGATCGCGAGTGCTACGAGTTGACTCTATCGCTGATCGACAAAGCCGCGGAGTACATCGAATCGAAAGACAAGGGCGAGGCGACCTTTGGCGGTCAGAAGTATGATTCATTGGGTGAGGAAGCACGTTACAAGATTCTCGTCGACTTATTGCCCTGGTTGCGAGGCCAGGTATGTCAGCAGAAGAAGTTCGTCGGTACCCTGCAGAGCGATCCAAAAATTCTGCGGTTTGTGAATTCCAATGATGCTGCACGTTTGGCGGAATTGGGCACGAGTTGCCCGGACCACTTCCTACGAACCAAAATCAAGCCACTCTATGTCGATTGGAATCCACAAGAGGAATCCACCGATGTACTCAAGGAAAAGCTCGCTGCGGGTCTTACTCAGTATCGTCAGGACTACAAAACTTACTACGAGACATGCAAGCACGAAAACTCGCCTGCGATGCGAGACCCCAACCCGACGGTCGTGCTTATCCCTGGCATCGGCATGATTGCCTGGGGCAAGAACAAGAGTGAATCACGCGTGACGGCTGAGTTTTACAACTGTGCCGTCGAAGTAATGCGTGGTGCCGAGGCGATGGACGAGTACATCGCCCTGCCCCAGCAAGAGGCCTTCGACATTGAATACTGGCTTCTGGAAGAAGCAAAGCTCAAGCGGATGCCGCCGGAGAAAGAGTTGGCGCGCAGCATCGTGTTGGTCGTGGGTGCTGGGTCAGGGATCGGCAAACAGGTGGCCCATCGCTTGGCCAAGGAAGGTGCCCACGTGGTGTGCGCTGACCTGAACGCCGAGATGGCACAAGCGACCGCCAATGAACTCACTGAGATTTATGGTCAAGGCATCGGCGTGGCTGGCACGGGGATCTCTGGGTGTGGGCCGGCAATTGGCGTTGGGGTGGACATCACCAACCGGGAGTCCATTCAAGCGGCCTTGCAGCAAACACTCTTGGCCTACGGTGGACTGGACAACATCGTCGTCACAGCAGGTGTGTTCTTGCCACCTAGCCGCGAAGGAAAACTTTCCGACAAGGCCTGGCAACTCACATTCGATGTCAATGTGCGAGGGAGCTACAACCTCGTCGATGAGGCCCGTCGCATCTTCGAGCAGCAAGGCCTGGAAGGCTCCATCGTGCTTACGACCAGTGTCAATGGTGCCGTATCGAAAAAGGGCTCGCTCGCTTATGACACATCCAAGGCCGCTGCCAATCACTTGGTGCGGGAATTGGCCATCGAGATGGCACCCTTGGTTCGAGTCAACGCCATCGCCCCTGCGACGGTAATCGAAGGCTCAACCATGTTCCCACGAGATAGGGTGATCGCCTCTCTGACCAAATATGAAATCCCTTTCGAGGAGTCGGATTCGGATAACCAACTGTGTAGCAAACTTGCCGATTTTTATGCCCAGCGAACTTTGACCAAGCGTCCGATTACCCCTGCGGATCAGGCGGAGGCGGCCTACTTTCTCCTGTCGCAAAAATCGAGTAAAACTACAGGGCAGATCATTAACGTCGACGGTGGTTTGCATGAAGCATTCCAGCGTTAA
- a CDS encoding DeoR/GlpR family DNA-binding transcription regulator, with protein sequence MKKTNILSLPKERRLEILAELQQEGAVRVAALAERFGVAEETIRRDLDKLSEEGHLSRTHGGALSVRSERFDLPSAVRKSSHSTEKQQIAQRALSHIEPHDVVAFDASTTVLELVCLLPDMPLTVITYSLDAVRLLADRPQIKVISTGGELEANSFCLLGPVAEETIRRFSINKFFCSSKGIDLKRGFSEASTSHASIKGLVMQLADRVFMMADHSKFGVRSMTYTGKLQSADVVITDNATDAVYLDALAQAGVETEVVSLRERIAQ encoded by the coding sequence ATGAAAAAAACCAACATATTGTCACTTCCTAAAGAGCGACGCCTCGAAATCCTCGCAGAATTGCAGCAAGAGGGGGCAGTTCGTGTGGCGGCGCTGGCCGAGCGGTTTGGCGTCGCCGAGGAAACTATTCGCCGCGATCTCGACAAACTCAGCGAAGAAGGCCATTTGTCACGCACGCATGGTGGAGCCTTAAGCGTACGCAGCGAGCGGTTCGATCTCCCTTCGGCAGTTCGTAAGAGCAGTCATTCCACGGAGAAGCAGCAAATCGCGCAGCGGGCGCTATCCCACATTGAGCCCCACGATGTTGTCGCTTTCGATGCCTCTACGACAGTGCTTGAATTGGTTTGTCTGCTACCCGATATGCCACTGACGGTCATTACTTATAGCCTTGACGCGGTCCGGCTTTTGGCCGACCGTCCGCAAATCAAAGTCATCTCTACTGGCGGCGAACTCGAGGCCAACTCCTTTTGCTTGCTTGGCCCCGTGGCCGAAGAAACCATCAGGCGTTTTTCGATCAACAAGTTCTTCTGCTCATCCAAAGGCATTGATTTGAAGCGGGGGTTCAGCGAAGCCTCCACTTCGCATGCCTCCATCAAGGGGCTGGTAATGCAACTCGCGGATCGTGTCTTCATGATGGCCGACCACAGTAAGTTCGGCGTTCGTTCGATGACCTACACTGGCAAATTGCAAAGTGCTGACGTCGTGATCACCGACAACGCAACCGACGCCGTCTATCTGGATGCCCTTGCTCAGGCAGGAGTCGAAACGGAAGTCGTTTCGCTTAGAGAACGCATCGCTCAGTAA